Below is a genomic region from Nitrospira sp..
CGGGTCGTTGAGAAAGAACGTGAAGTTCGTGAACAAATCAAACTTGTAGTACTGGCCGTAGGCGTTGGCGAAAAATGTCCCGGCGAACGGGGTGTCATAGTGATAATTCATGCGAAGCGTGGCCCTGGTGGTGTTTCCTCCTTCGGAGGGGTCGATCGCGCCGAAGCGGTCGAGGGAGCCGTCGTTGACAGCCCGGAGCGGAATTTCCCCTGATGCATTCCATTGGCCTTTTTGAAAGCTGCCGGTGAGCGCCAATTCATCACGGCTGGAAAAATTCGTCGTCATTTTTCCCAGCACGTTGGCCCGAAAGTACCGATTGTCGTTGAGGTAGGGCCCGTTCGTGTAGTAGGCCTCTCCGGCAAACAACGTGCGGACCTTATCCTTCGTCGGAGAGAGCATCAAAATGTATCGTTGAGTGTCGAACTGTCCCCAGGCCCCCTGAACGACTCCCTCCTTGACGACCTCGCGCGTCCGAAAGTTGATCGCCGCCGCCGTGTTAAAGTCGCCGTATTCAGGAAGATAGGCGCCCTTGGTGGCCTCCACTCCCTCGATCGTCTCCGGAATGATGAAGTTGAGATCCGTGTAGCCTTGACCATGGGCGTGGGAACGGAAATTGATCGGCATGCCGTCGGTGAAGAACGCCACGTCGGTGCCGTGGTCGGCATCGAATCCGCGCACGAAATATTGATCGGCTTTGCCGGCTCCGCCGGAATGTTCCACGGCGATGAAGCCGGGAATCAGCCGCAGCACTTGGGCCGGCCGACCCTGAGGCTGGAGGAGATACTCCTTGTCGGGAATAAATTGCTGCGAGGAAGCCGCGACCGGCCGGTCTCCGACGACCGAGACTTCCTGGATTTCGAGATCGGCCGCATCGGGATCGTGGGCGAGCGCCGGGGCGGGGCAAGCCATTACACCGGCAAGCATCATCAAGCAAGCCGGCGGATTCAGGATAGAAACACGGGCCATTGCTCCACCACATCCGCGTGATGTTCGTGGACCAACGGCCCACGAAGGTCTGGCGCGAAGGTTCGCGCGTTGTGTCAGACCTTCGTGGTCTGAGTGAGGAGAAAATCCGTCGGCTCAGGCGAGCGAGCCGACAGTCACTAGAAATTGGACTCGACGAAGCGAGCGGGCAATGAGGTGCTCAAGCTTATGCTCCTCCGTGCCGACGACTTCCACCTGTGCCTGATTGACCGGTAACAAGACCTTTTTGGCCCTCGCGCCCAAGATCGCCCGAACGACAGCCGGCGTGACGTCTCCGACTGTGGCGCTCGCCAATACAAGATTGAGCGACAGGAGAATTACGTCAGCGGTCGGCACCGTTGCCACGATGGCGCGTCCTCCGGCACCCACCTGCGCGGCACCGGCGGCCTTCATGGCCGTGGCAGCCGCTTGATTCGTGCCCAGCCCGATGATCTGATGGGCATCTCCCAACTGCGACTGGAGTCCGGCCACCAACCGGCGGCCCAATCCTCCGCCGCGCCCATCGATCACGCAGATGCGCATGGCTACACGAGCCCCTTCCCGGTCGTCGTCATCGTCAATTTACCGTGCTTGACGCCTTTGACACTCACCAAGGCGTCGGCGACCTGTCTGATCTCGGAGCCTTTGCCTTTTACGACGAGCACTTCGAGACAATGATCGTGGTCGAGATGCACGTGCATGCCGGACAGGATCTTTCCATGATAGTCATGCTGAATATCGGTCAGCTTGCTCGTGAGGTCGCGCACATGGTGGTCGTACACGAAGGTGATGGTGCCGACCGTTTCCTTATCCTCATCCCACTCCTGCCCGACCAAATTGTCGCGGATCAGGTCGCGGAGCGCTTCCGAGCGGTTGGTGTAGCGGCGGCGTTGGATGTGCTGGTCGAACGTCTTGAGCAGCTTTTGATCGAGAGAAACGCCGAATCGTACCAGTTGCTTCATCTCCCGTCCCCCTCGTTTATAGTGCCACGAATGTTATTTTAGTAGCACCACGATGCCGAGCCTGTCAACCGACGATTCTCGACCCTGAACGTCTTACGAGAGCTCGGTCCTGGTTGGATGTGCGTGAAATAGGAGAGGCTGCATCAGCCCTAGAGCGATTACAGCATCTCGTTTTGGGGAGAGGAAACGACCAACAGCAAACAGCCTTCGTCGGTCCAGGTGTCGTAGTGTTCGGTCCCGGCCTCGGCACGATGATAGTCTCCAGCCGCCAATTCATGGCCGGCGATGTTGCAACCGCCCTGCAACACATAGAGATCCTCCGCCTCCGTGTGACGATGCGGCGCGTACTTGGTACCCGGTGCAAAACGAAGGAGGGTCGCGGCCCTTCGAGAGGCCATATCGAAGGAGAGCACCTTGGCTTTCACTCCCGGTTCGATCTCTCGCCAGACTCCCTCCGCTGCTTTGATGAAGGTGAGCCCCTGGCCAGACTGCTGAAAACCGATCTTGGTGCCCGACAATCGAGAGGTCTCGGAACGAATTGGAATGGTCCGCAGGAGGCGCAAAAACGCCTTCCAGCAAAGCCGCAGCGACGTGTACAGTGTCACGAGGAAGTGGCGCCAAGCATGCGCAAACCGATGAGGCGGCGAGCCCACACTGTCGTCAAGGAAACCTGCCCGACCTTCAGTTATCCGCCCTCCGCCTTTCGAAACAGGCGTCTCCACCAGACCGTCTGCTACGCCCTTGACATCAAGCGGGACATCCGCAGGCCCTCCGATCCGAGACATGAGCCGCTCCCGTACAGAATCCCTGGGTGTGACAGGAACGCCCCCTAAGACCAGGGCATTCGCGGCCAACTCGAACTGTTCGCCTTCGCGAGCGGCTTCTTTCGCGACCCGGTTGACGAGGCGTTCACGCAGGCTTGACGGAGGCGGCACCGGAGCCAGCGAAGCGGCCAATGCTTCCGCGGTTGCTTGATACGCTCTCACGGCTTGGCGCACGAGAGCTGATTCCCCCGGAAGCCTCACCATGAAGGCCTGGCGGTCCTCAGGATCCAAGATCCCGAGGGCATGGAGCATCGCCTGTTCTTCCAATTCTTCCGGCAACTTTGTCTCAGTCACGACAGCAACCCACTCTCATAAGGCGCAAGGGCTTCCCGCAATTTGATCATACCCGATCTGATTCTCGTCTTCACCGTACCCAGCGGCAGCTGCAGTTTCGCGGCAATCTCACTTTGGCTTAAGCCATAGAAATAGGCGAGAGCGACGGCTTCTCGTTGCTCGGTTGTCAGCACCGCCAACGCCTGCTGGACATACCGCCGGCGCTCTTGCCCTTCCACGTTCTGTTCCGGCGTGTCATCGTCGCTGGCAAACAATTCGACGGCATCCAGCGATTCGATTCGCCCATGTTCGGCCGCCCCGGCGCGAAACCGATCGATCGCCCTGGTGCGGGCCAGGGTCATCAGCCACGCTCCCGGCGCACCCCTGGTCGTGTCGTACGTATGGGCCTGACGCCACACTTGAGTGTAGACATCCAAGGTCACTTCTTCGGCAGCCTCGCGATTATCGAGTATCTTATAGATCATCCCGAATACTTGTGGACTCGTCCGATCATAGAACGTGGCGAGCGCGGTCTGATCGCCCTGCGCGGTCAGCGCGATCAGCTGGGCCAATTCTTGGTCTTGAGCCGCCCTGGTCGTTTCCAATGTCGGGATCAATAGACGTTCCTCCCCGTAAACCTCTACGAGCCTACTGGGAGGATTGGATTTCTACGCTGCAGTTCGTCGCCAGGCTCGCACAGCGGAACAGCTTCCCCAATGACGCAATTGTATTCTGCTTTTCGGAAGGTCTCAACTATCGTGGGTAGTGGGCCGGTTTCCTCTTGCGTCATGGCCGCCCCCGATCGCAGTCGAGGGCAGGCTTCGGCGGGCATCCACTCCTCAACCAAGACTCCCCTCGGGCAAATCATTTTTGCAATCAGATCCGAACGAGAAGACATCTCGTAATGGAAAACAGGTCGACCACGGTCGCAAACGCAAGGGACAGCGTTCCATACATCAACCATTTTCTTCGACAGGAGGACAACACCATGAAGCACTCTCTCGCAGCATCCCTCGCGCTCATCGGGTTCGCGCTCAGCGTTACAGGCTGCAGCACTATGGAGTCGACGCCGAAATCAACGATGGCGGACACATCGCTGTATGACCGTCTGGGCGGCAAGCCGGCGATCACCGCTGTCGTGGATGACTTCGTCGGACGGGTCGCCGCAGATAACCGGATCAACGGCAAGTTCGCCAATACGGATATTCCTCGCTTGAAGACGCTGCTCGTTGAACAGATCTGCCAGGCCTCCGGGGGCCCCTGTACCTATACAGGCCGCAGCATGAAAGTCACCCATGCAGGCATGGGCGTCAGCAGCGCGGACTTCGATGCGCTCGTCGGCAATTTGGTCGCGACATTGAACAAATTCAAGGTTCCAGAGCGTGAAAAGAACGAACTGCTCGGCGCGTTGGGTCCCATGAAAACAGATATCGTCGAGCAGCCGCGGATGTCTATGAACTGAGACGCCTGTGCAATCGGCCGTGAGGTGTTGTGAGAGGAGGAAGTCTATGAAATCGCGCATTCATCCATCTCTGAGCCTCCTGTTTGCCGTCGGACTCCTGTCCGGCTGCGGCGGGAACGACGGCGCATCGAGCCCAGCTGTCGTATCAAGTGAAGCGACAGCGGCGCCGACCGACGATCAGCGCGCTCCGCAATCGGACGCGCTGACGCCGGCAGAGGTCGCCCAGGTCAATCAAGCCGGCACGGAACCTGAGCCCCCGAAGAAACCGGACATGTAGCCATCGCCGCCCGGGCGGTGGCTCTCGTCACAAGGAGACAACCATGTTGATCCAGATACGATCACTCATTCTGGCGGCACTGGTGCCGCTGATCGCCGCACCGGCTTTTGCCGCAAGCCATCGCGAAGCGCCGATGATCTCGAACGACCCGGCGGCGGACATCACCGACTTCTATGTGTTCCGAAGCTGGCAGGATCCCGACAAGGCGATTCTGATCCTGAACGTGATTCCGAGCCAGGAACCGGGATCCGGCCCCAACTATTTCACCTTCGCCGACGACGTGCTGTACGAGATCCACGTCGACAACAACAAGAACAACATCGCGGCGAACATCGTCTACCAGATCCGGTTCAAGACCGAGATCCGGCAGCCGGGCAACGTGTTCCCGCTGGCCTATGTCGCGCTGCCTCCGATTACCGCGCTCACCGGCGGCGGATCCGAGGGATTGCTTGTCCGCCAAAGCTACACGGTGACGGAGGTGCGATTCGGTCAGCAACCCAGAGACCTGGGGACCGGCCCGATGTACGCCGTCCCTTCGAACGTGGGAAGCCGAACGACACCGAACTATGAACAGTTGGCGGTCAAGGGGGTGTTTCCCTTGAAGAACGGCGGACGCGTTTTCGCCGGACAGCGGGATGAAACGTTCTACATCGATCTCGGCGGCACGTTCGACACGCTCAATCTTCATGTGTCACCCATTCTCTCTCCCGCGGACGATGCGAATGACCACATCATCGTCGACGCGCCGGGCGCCGGGACGGCGGATACCTTCAGCGGCTTCAACGTGAACACCATCGCCCTGGAGATTCCGATCAGCGACCTGACGGGCCCGAAGGGCAACAAGCTGATCGGCGCCTACGCCAGCACGAGCCGGCCGAAAGTCACGGTCATCAAGAAGGACGGCGATCGGCAGAACAGCGGTCGCTTCGTCCAAGTGGCGCGCATGGGCAATCCCCTCGTGAACGAATTGATCATCGCGACGAGCATGAAAGACACATGGAATGCCACGGACGCGGAAGACGAGGCGAATTTCGTCTCGTTCTATTGCAATTCGGCGCTCGCGACGGCCTTGAACGCGGTGTTCGGGACCGGATTCCCGACGACGAATCGGGAAGATCTGGTCAACGCGCTGCTTCGCTACAGCCCAGGGCCGCCGGTCTGCGGCGGAGGAATCGGGAGCGAGACGCTTTCCGACCTCCTGCGGGTTGATTTGGGCGTAGCTCAGACCGCAGCGGACAGTCAGCGGCGGCTGGGTCCGCTGGCCCACGACGCAGCCGGGAACCCGACGCCGGACAAGGCCGGCTGGCCGAACGGGCGGCGCCCCAACGATGATGTGACCGACGTCGCGCTGCGGGTCGTCGGCGGCATCCTCACGAACCCTGCGACTCCGAACCTGGGGGACGGCGTGAACTTCAACGTCGGCTCAGTAGGCGGCAACAAAACGGCGAACGGCATCGCCACGGCGTTTCCGTTTTTGCCCACGCCGCACGACGGCCGCGACCGCCGGCACATTGATCCGCGAGAGCCCTCGAATTAGGACGAGGCCCGGCGGGTGCCGCGCGCACGCGCGGCGCCTGCCGTGATGGCGAGGCGCAGGGCGTGACTGCAACGACCACAACAGGAGACGGGAGCCTCCACCGGTTCGAGGGATGGCTCCTCTCGCTCGTCCTTCATGGCCTTGTGCTTTTCGCTGCCCTGCCGCTGCTCCGTCGATTGCCGATCCAGATTCCTGCAGAACCGTTTCGCTGGGAGGTGACCCTCGTCCAATGGGCAGAGATCGCCGCTGAACCGATGTATCCAACGCACATCACCGAGCAGATGGTGCCGACATCCATGGAGCCGGCGCCGCTCACGGCTCAGGTCGGCAAACCGCTCGACAGGGCTGCCCATGCCGACAGTATCGTCCCTGTTCCCGCAACCCAGGAGGCGGCTGCCGTCGCAGCAATCCAGTCCATCGATCCTTTACCAATCCCGGAACCCGCGGAACCGGTCTCTGCCTTTCAGGACAGCGCTGTGACGGCAGAGCCGCAGCCCTCGGCTCCGGCGCCGACCACAGCGCCGGTAGAAGCCGCCCCTGCCATGCGTCACAGGGGTCCGGCGCTACGCCAAGTAACCGAAGAGCCGGCCCAATCGATCCCGGCATCGGCAGAAGAATCCGCCACCGCGCTTCGGACAAGCGATCCACCGGTTCAATCGCCCGAGCCTGCAGCCGCCCCGACGCTGCAAGACCAGCCGGCGCCGACGGCGGTCGCAGCGGGCTCAGACAATTCCAACGCTCCGTCCACAGAAGCCGTTCAAGGCGTACCACAAATAGTCTCCGGGCCCGCTCAGGCTGCCACTGCATCAACGGCGCGCGCAGACTACGGCTGGCTCCAGCGCGCGATCTTCCAGCGCTTGGAGGAGATCAAACGGTCCTCACGACCGTCGCTCGATCAGTCGCGTCCACTCAAGGTCTTGGTCAAAGCCGTCGTGTCGGATAAGGGCATGCTTGTGGAAAGTGAGGTGGTCAAGAGTTCCGGCCTCGATCGCATCGACCAGGAAGCGATGGCGCTCGTGCAACGGGCCTTTCCCTTGCAACTCGATCGTCTATTAGATCGTCAGCGGATCGTCCTGCGTATTCCAATCACCTATTCGCGAGACTAACACTCATGAATCGATCACGCTTTATCGCGGTCTTGACGCTGCTCGCTTGGCTCGCGGTAAGCCACAGCGGTGAAA
It encodes:
- a CDS encoding DUF3842 family protein, coding for MRICVIDGRGGGLGRRLVAGLQSQLGDAHQIIGLGTNQAAATAMKAAGAAQVGAGGRAIVATVPTADVILLSLNLVLASATVGDVTPAVVRAILGARAKKVLLPVNQAQVEVVGTEEHKLEHLIARSLRRVQFLVTVGSLA
- the nikR gene encoding nickel-responsive transcriptional regulator NikR: MKQLVRFGVSLDQKLLKTFDQHIQRRRYTNRSEALRDLIRDNLVGQEWDEDKETVGTITFVYDHHVRDLTSKLTDIQHDYHGKILSGMHVHLDHDHCLEVLVVKGKGSEIRQVADALVSVKGVKHGKLTMTTTGKGLV
- a CDS encoding cupin domain-containing protein; amino-acid sequence: MTETKLPEELEEQAMLHALGILDPEDRQAFMVRLPGESALVRQAVRAYQATAEALAASLAPVPPPSSLRERLVNRVAKEAAREGEQFELAANALVLGGVPVTPRDSVRERLMSRIGGPADVPLDVKGVADGLVETPVSKGGGRITEGRAGFLDDSVGSPPHRFAHAWRHFLVTLYTSLRLCWKAFLRLLRTIPIRSETSRLSGTKIGFQQSGQGLTFIKAAEGVWREIEPGVKAKVLSFDMASRRAATLLRFAPGTKYAPHRHTEAEDLYVLQGGCNIAGHELAAGDYHRAEAGTEHYDTWTDEGCLLLVVSSPQNEML
- a CDS encoding sigma-70 family RNA polymerase sigma factor; translation: MIPTLETTRAAQDQELAQLIALTAQGDQTALATFYDRTSPQVFGMIYKILDNREAAEEVTLDVYTQVWRQAHTYDTTRGAPGAWLMTLARTRAIDRFRAGAAEHGRIESLDAVELFASDDDTPEQNVEGQERRRYVQQALAVLTTEQREAVALAYFYGLSQSEIAAKLQLPLGTVKTRIRSGMIKLREALAPYESGLLS
- a CDS encoding group 1 truncated hemoglobin, translating into MKHSLAASLALIGFALSVTGCSTMESTPKSTMADTSLYDRLGGKPAITAVVDDFVGRVAADNRINGKFANTDIPRLKTLLVEQICQASGGPCTYTGRSMKVTHAGMGVSSADFDALVGNLVATLNKFKVPEREKNELLGALGPMKTDIVEQPRMSMN
- a CDS encoding DUF4331 domain-containing protein, with product MLIQIRSLILAALVPLIAAPAFAASHREAPMISNDPAADITDFYVFRSWQDPDKAILILNVIPSQEPGSGPNYFTFADDVLYEIHVDNNKNNIAANIVYQIRFKTEIRQPGNVFPLAYVALPPITALTGGGSEGLLVRQSYTVTEVRFGQQPRDLGTGPMYAVPSNVGSRTTPNYEQLAVKGVFPLKNGGRVFAGQRDETFYIDLGGTFDTLNLHVSPILSPADDANDHIIVDAPGAGTADTFSGFNVNTIALEIPISDLTGPKGNKLIGAYASTSRPKVTVIKKDGDRQNSGRFVQVARMGNPLVNELIIATSMKDTWNATDAEDEANFVSFYCNSALATALNAVFGTGFPTTNREDLVNALLRYSPGPPVCGGGIGSETLSDLLRVDLGVAQTAADSQRRLGPLAHDAAGNPTPDKAGWPNGRRPNDDVTDVALRVVGGILTNPATPNLGDGVNFNVGSVGGNKTANGIATAFPFLPTPHDGRDRRHIDPREPSN